In a genomic window of Taylorella equigenitalis ATCC 35865:
- a CDS encoding ABC transporter permease: MKLGLLILLVFKDLRHDWKVSFFVISALVAVIAPLLLLFSLKYGIVSQLQNQLLNDPNNLEIKIHGVKSNVSIDKNWLDSMQKDRRVKFVIPMTRSLNMQANLRKDNKHFYNDVELIPSRIGDPLMPRGIMIKSPTDLIINEIIAQKLDVKLGDSVTLFFGRNFEGKNEISKIDMKVVGILKESYLTRPAAFVSLELLETIEDYRDGYKITKFVDKPSEGRDRTKPRERYAKARIYANSLDDVAPLAADLRNQGIDSRTKADSIESVKSIDRVLNTVFLIIALTTIVGTILSLFGSFLANIDRKRKDISLMSLYGFNRLGIRFFIVLQAVILSSIAYISSYFLYILSSNIMNSVLGKNLEDSNFVSLLKPEHVVIGYIATLAISVFVALIGAQRAVGIQPSESLREA; encoded by the coding sequence ATGAAACTCGGACTTTTAATTCTATTAGTTTTTAAGGACTTGAGGCATGATTGGAAAGTATCATTTTTTGTGATATCTGCATTAGTGGCTGTTATTGCCCCCCTACTACTTTTATTTAGTTTAAAGTATGGCATAGTTAGTCAGCTTCAAAATCAGTTATTAAATGACCCTAACAATCTCGAAATAAAAATACATGGTGTCAAAAGTAATGTATCAATTGACAAAAATTGGCTAGATAGCATGCAAAAAGACCGTCGTGTCAAATTTGTGATTCCAATGACGCGATCACTTAATATGCAGGCGAATCTACGCAAAGATAATAAGCACTTTTATAACGACGTTGAACTTATTCCTAGTAGAATTGGGGATCCGTTGATGCCTAGGGGTATTATGATTAAGTCTCCCACAGATTTGATTATTAACGAAATTATTGCCCAGAAACTAGATGTTAAATTGGGCGATTCAGTAACTCTATTTTTTGGCAGAAATTTCGAGGGGAAAAACGAGATATCCAAAATAGATATGAAAGTTGTGGGAATCCTTAAGGAAAGCTACCTAACTCGTCCTGCTGCCTTTGTATCTCTAGAATTACTTGAAACTATAGAAGATTATAGAGACGGCTATAAAATCACAAAATTCGTGGACAAACCCTCTGAAGGTCGGGACAGAACCAAACCACGCGAACGATATGCAAAAGCTAGAATATACGCAAATTCACTTGACGACGTAGCTCCATTGGCGGCCGATTTAAGAAATCAGGGTATAGACAGCCGAACCAAAGCGGATTCCATAGAAAGCGTAAAATCAATTGATAGAGTTCTGAATACAGTTTTCTTAATTATTGCATTGACTACAATAGTTGGAACTATTTTGTCACTTTTTGGATCCTTTTTGGCCAATATAGACAGAAAACGTAAAGACATATCGCTAATGAGTCTTTATGGATTTAATCGTTTGGGAATACGTTTTTTTATAGTTTTACAAGCTGTAATTCTTTCTTCGATTGCTTATATAAGTTCATATTTTTTATATATTTTAAGTAGTAACATAATGAATAGTGTCTTAGGTAAAAACTTAGAAGATAGCAACTTTGTTAGCCTTTTAAAACCTGAGCACGTGGTCATCGGTTATATTGCCACATTAGCTATATCTGTATTTGTAGCTCTAATTGGAGCTCAAAGGGCTGTAGGTATTCAACCTTCGGAGAGTTTACGTGAAGCTTAA
- a CDS encoding formylglycine-generating enzyme family protein produces MKLNGKWILIISLIGLNSQIQAAWDEKFFDPKPSDNTLILPMPCDGSMAFRMVHTDTKKPLEDKPIILGDDTSEQGFSEHATPNYISGSFSDKAGDRYFLMGKYEVSQLQYDSVMKGIDGQCPTANMKGRLPATNISWFEAVHFTKKYTEWLLANHPDKLPKDDGSSGFVRLPTNTEWEYAARGGNQVSESEFREKIYPHTDSIQKTIWFAGSNSANGKLQLGGLLSPNPVGLHDILGNASEYVLDSFRMNKLDRYHGQSGGITIRGGSYLTPEAQISSAFRVEAPYYNNSGEAFSSKEVGFRVAVVTPIVTSNNRMQELTNEWQQLGKEAQNGDGKIVQNLNNITQSVNDEKQKAELKKLEDALRASNQSKDEQRDSAIQSNIQLGAFLCANSSDLESAYLEKKARVETLCQPGDTTYEKECPVLKEIAEESLLARDFVVRYYADNLVATATNYPYKLIENQIQPVIKKMERQKKSNLNDYVNIYWKHLTAFYKDGKVNRAEWLKNCTNIKSQ; encoded by the coding sequence GTGAAGCTTAATGGAAAGTGGATTTTAATAATTTCCTTAATCGGACTAAATAGTCAAATTCAAGCAGCTTGGGATGAGAAATTTTTCGACCCAAAACCTAGCGACAATACTTTAATTCTACCTATGCCTTGTGATGGGTCGATGGCTTTTAGAATGGTCCATACAGATACAAAAAAACCGCTTGAAGATAAACCGATTATTCTTGGGGATGATACCTCTGAGCAGGGTTTTTCTGAACATGCCACTCCTAACTATATCTCTGGTAGCTTCTCCGATAAAGCTGGGGATCGATATTTTCTAATGGGTAAGTACGAAGTTTCTCAGCTTCAGTACGACTCCGTCATGAAAGGAATAGATGGTCAGTGTCCCACAGCTAACATGAAAGGCAGATTACCTGCTACCAATATTTCATGGTTTGAGGCAGTTCATTTCACAAAAAAATATACCGAATGGTTGCTTGCCAATCATCCCGATAAACTGCCAAAAGATGATGGTTCTTCAGGCTTCGTGAGACTTCCTACAAACACTGAGTGGGAGTATGCTGCTCGTGGAGGAAATCAAGTAAGCGAATCAGAATTTCGCGAAAAAATTTACCCTCATACAGATTCAATCCAAAAAACCATTTGGTTTGCAGGAAGCAATTCAGCAAATGGGAAATTGCAATTAGGCGGGCTATTAAGTCCTAACCCTGTAGGGCTTCATGATATCCTTGGCAATGCTAGTGAATACGTCCTCGATTCATTTAGAATGAACAAACTTGATAGATACCACGGACAAAGTGGCGGTATTACAATTCGAGGTGGAAGCTATCTGACACCAGAGGCTCAAATTTCAAGTGCATTTAGAGTTGAAGCTCCTTATTACAACAACTCTGGAGAAGCATTTTCTTCTAAAGAAGTTGGATTTAGGGTTGCTGTAGTCACACCGATAGTAACTTCAAATAATCGTATGCAAGAACTTACTAATGAGTGGCAGCAACTTGGAAAAGAGGCTCAAAACGGAGATGGAAAAATTGTTCAAAACTTAAATAACATCACTCAATCCGTTAACGACGAAAAGCAAAAAGCTGAACTTAAAAAATTAGAAGATGCTTTAAGAGCATCTAATCAATCTAAAGATGAACAAAGGGATTCAGCCATCCAGTCAAATATCCAATTGGGTGCTTTTTTGTGTGCTAATTCATCTGATTTAGAATCTGCATATTTGGAGAAAAAAGCTAGAGTTGAAACTTTATGCCAACCTGGAGACACCACATATGAAAAAGAATGTCCTGTTCTCAAGGAAATTGCAGAAGAAAGTTTATTAGCTAGAGATTTTGTAGTTCGATATTATGCAGATAATTTAGTAGCAACCGCTACTAACTACCCTTATAAATTAATAGAAAATCAAATTCAGCCAGTCATTAAGAAAATGGAACGTCAAAAAAAATCCAATCTTAATGATTACGTGAATATTTATTGGAAACATTTAACCGCTTTCTATAAGGACGGAAAGGTTAATCGTGCAGAATGGCTAAAAAACTGCACGAATATCAAATCCCAATAG